The following are encoded together in the Cicer arietinum cultivar CDC Frontier isolate Library 1 chromosome 2, Cicar.CDCFrontier_v2.0, whole genome shotgun sequence genome:
- the LOC101505080 gene encoding uncharacterized protein encodes MDTKTQTAADRVYEDFEPPHEWDKNDGRFTVMLPGYTRDQMKVQVTSKPALRLMGERQTFLNRWRRFKLEFPIPSDYNTDSVTATFEGGKLTVKFAKLNKPKETTTNPPEEAPRRKEQTTTTNPPEEARRPKEPTTTTTNPREEAPRPEEPSQKVDEQKGVQEGTPKATEEKAETKTDDVSDQNTPPQMEAAKIDKVAEKVTTDGSTETTDAATSVAPKTKGAKFVARTKTRFIDFSLSKALSNQDENEAVGVSTAGLNKWKKLVAWIMLIFLVVGVGLYCRNAFRSSQEEWNNFEELLLSPY; translated from the exons ATGGATACAAAGACACAGACAGCAGCTGATCGTGTCTATGAAGACTTTGAACCACCTCATGAATGGGATAAAAATGATGGGCGTTTCACTGTTATGCTGCCAG GATACACAAGGGATCAAATGAAGGTTCAAGTGACCTCAAAACCTGCCCTAAGGCTGATGGGTGAACGACAGACCTTTCTGAATAGATGGCGTCGTTTCAAATTAGAATTTCCCATTCCTTCTGATTATAACACAGACAGTGTGACTGCAACATTTGAGGGTGGCAAATTAACTGTTAAATTTGCCAAACTGAATAAGCCAAAGGAAACAACAACAAATCCTCCAGAAGAAGCTCCAAGGCGAAAGgaacaaacaacaacaacaaatccTCCAGAAGAAGCTCGAAGGCCAAAGgaaccaacaacaacaacaacaaatccACGAGAAGAAGCTCCAAGGCCAGAGGAACCATCACAAAAGGTTGATGAGCAAAAGGGTGTTCAAGAGGGCACCCCAAAAGCGACAGAAGAGAAAGCAGAAACAAAGACTGATGATGTCTCTGATCAAAATACACCACCACAGATGGAGGCAGCTAAAATAGACAAAGTGGCTGAGAAAGTGACCACTGATGGCTCAACAGAGACAACAGATGCAGCAACCTCTGTAGCTCCAAAAACCAAAGGTGCCAAGTTTGTTGCAAGAACCAAAACTAGGTTTATAGATTTCTCTCTCTCTAAGGCACTCTCTAATCAGGATGAAAATGAAGCCGTTGGAGTTTCGACCGCAGGGCTTAACAAGTGGAAGAAATTGGTCGCATGGATCATGCTCATCTTCTTGGTCGTGGGTGTTGGGCTTTATTGTAGAAATGCTTTCAGATCATCTCAGGAAGAATGGAACAACTTCGAAGAGCTGTTATTATCCCCTTACTGA